A single Thermogemmatispora onikobensis DNA region contains:
- a CDS encoding HypC/HybG/HupF family hydrogenase formation chaperone translates to MCLGIPGQVLEIVDEANSIARVDVSGVKRNVSVALVRSEGIAPGDWVLIHVGFAMSKIDEVEAQETLKALQLMGDVYTDELKLLGSSQIE, encoded by the coding sequence ATGTGTCTGGGAATTCCTGGTCAAGTGCTTGAAATCGTAGACGAGGCCAACTCGATTGCGCGTGTTGACGTCTCGGGCGTCAAGCGCAACGTCAGTGTTGCCCTGGTGCGCTCGGAAGGAATTGCCCCCGGCGACTGGGTGCTCATCCACGTCGGCTTTGCCATGAGCAAAATCGATGAAGTGGAGGCGCAGGAGACGCTCAAAGCGCTCCAGCTAATGGGGGACGTCTACACCGATGAGCTGAAGCTTCTGGGCTCCAGCCAGATCGAGTAG
- a CDS encoding D-sedoheptulose-7-phosphate isomerase: protein MSPEAQEPLEAVLERRFGLSTSLPALFFEREAPRIAEACWAMARRFHQGGRLLAFGNGAWASDAQHVSVEFVHPVIVGKRALPALALTNDSATLSGLMAGGRTDRPFSEQLRVLARPQDIALGFSPDGCCANVLAALAQARQMGLLTLAMLGGDGGLITAEAVDYRFVVPADDPLVIQEVHETLYHVLWELVHVFFEHEGLLQ, encoded by the coding sequence ATGTCTCCAGAGGCGCAAGAACCGCTTGAGGCCGTACTAGAGCGGCGCTTTGGCCTCAGTACCAGTCTACCGGCGCTCTTCTTTGAGCGCGAGGCGCCGCGCATCGCCGAAGCCTGCTGGGCGATGGCCCGCCGCTTTCATCAAGGTGGGCGCCTGCTGGCCTTTGGCAATGGGGCCTGGGCCTCCGACGCACAACACGTCTCGGTCGAATTCGTCCATCCGGTCATTGTCGGCAAGCGCGCTTTACCGGCTCTGGCCCTGACCAACGATAGTGCCACGCTCAGCGGCCTCATGGCTGGCGGACGGACTGACAGGCCCTTTAGCGAACAGCTGCGTGTCCTGGCGCGGCCCCAGGATATCGCCCTCGGCTTCTCGCCAGACGGGTGCTGTGCCAACGTCCTGGCCGCCCTGGCGCAGGCGCGGCAGATGGGCCTGCTCACCCTGGCAATGCTAGGCGGCGATGGAGGGTTGATCACTGCCGAGGCCGTCGACTATCGCTTTGTCGTGCCCGCCGACGATCCGCTGGTCATCCAGGAGGTCCATGAAACGCTCTATCACGTCCTCTGGGAACTGGTGCATGTCTTTTTC